A single Cellulomonas sp. SLBN-39 DNA region contains:
- a CDS encoding alpha/beta fold hydrolase, whose protein sequence is MTTVDSAALLFDGPWQHRFVTANGARFHVAVAGPQDHDAPLVLLLHGVPQLWWAWRHQIPALADAGYRVAAMDLRGTGGSDKPPQGYDVPTLAADAAGVVRSLGAPGAVVVGQGTGGDVAWAVAARHPEVVRAVGVLAAPHPLDLLAVPRRPLPVASAALLAYVQLPSLPERAMTDGDLVARMFTHWGGVPTRPDRQALETYRRALRVPFAAHSQLEQLRWLVRSTPRPDGRRHRAALRTARPVPVLQVHGARDGLRPLEDAALHAQTAHVARPYRLEVLRDAGHFLTDHAPGHVAEILLDWLAEVAPVTA, encoded by the coding sequence ATGACCACCGTCGACTCCGCCGCGCTGCTCTTCGACGGCCCCTGGCAGCACCGGTTCGTCACCGCCAACGGTGCGCGCTTCCACGTCGCCGTCGCCGGCCCGCAGGACCACGACGCGCCGCTGGTGCTGCTCCTGCACGGGGTGCCGCAGCTGTGGTGGGCGTGGCGGCACCAGATCCCCGCGCTCGCCGACGCGGGCTACCGCGTCGCGGCCATGGACCTGCGGGGCACCGGCGGGTCCGACAAGCCCCCGCAGGGCTACGACGTGCCGACGCTCGCGGCGGACGCGGCCGGCGTCGTGAGGTCCCTGGGCGCGCCGGGCGCGGTCGTCGTGGGGCAGGGCACGGGCGGCGACGTGGCGTGGGCCGTGGCGGCCCGCCACCCGGAGGTCGTCCGAGCCGTCGGGGTGCTCGCCGCCCCGCACCCGCTCGACCTGCTCGCGGTGCCGCGGCGCCCGCTGCCCGTCGCGTCCGCGGCCCTGCTCGCGTACGTCCAGCTCCCGTCGCTGCCCGAGCGCGCGATGACCGACGGCGACCTCGTGGCGCGGATGTTCACGCACTGGGGCGGCGTCCCGACGCGGCCCGACCGGCAGGCCCTCGAGACGTACCGGCGCGCGCTGCGCGTGCCGTTCGCCGCGCACAGCCAGCTCGAGCAGCTGCGCTGGCTGGTCCGCTCGACGCCCCGGCCCGACGGCCGCCGCCACCGCGCCGCGCTGCGGACCGCCCGGCCCGTGCCGGTGCTGCAGGTCCACGGTGCGCGCGACGGGCTGCGCCCGCTGGAGGACGCCGCGCTGCACGCGCAGACGGCCCACGTCGCGCGCCCGTACCGCCTCGAGGTGCTGAGGGACGCGGGCCACTTCCTCACCGACCACGCCCCGGGGCACGTCGCCGAGATCCTGCTGGACTGGCTCGCGGAGGTCGCGCCCGTCACCGCCTGA
- the nth gene encoding endonuclease III has protein sequence MATRTPAPITDETPLARTRRARRIDRALAVRYPDARCELDFRDPFELLVATVLSAQTTDVRVNLTTPALFARYPDAAALAGADPTELEEILRPTGFFRAKARALTGIGQALLERHDGEVPGRLEDLVRLPGVGRKTANVVLGDAFGVPGITVDTHVMRLSHRFGWTTSDDPVVVEAELGALLERRTWTHASHRLIFHGRRTCFARRPACGACPVAALCPSAGVGERDPVRAAAMLKG, from the coding sequence GTGGCCACCCGCACCCCCGCGCCGATCACCGACGAGACGCCGCTGGCGCGCACGCGCAGGGCGCGGCGCATCGACCGCGCGCTGGCCGTGCGGTACCCGGACGCGCGGTGCGAGCTGGACTTCCGCGACCCCTTCGAGCTGCTGGTCGCCACCGTCCTGTCCGCGCAGACCACGGACGTGCGGGTCAACCTCACCACGCCGGCGCTGTTCGCCCGCTACCCCGACGCCGCGGCGCTGGCGGGCGCGGACCCGACCGAGCTCGAGGAGATCCTGCGCCCCACGGGGTTCTTCCGCGCCAAGGCCCGGGCGCTCACCGGCATCGGGCAGGCGCTGCTCGAGCGTCACGACGGCGAGGTGCCGGGGCGCCTGGAGGACCTCGTGCGGCTGCCCGGCGTGGGCCGCAAGACCGCGAACGTGGTGCTCGGCGACGCCTTCGGGGTGCCCGGCATCACCGTCGACACCCACGTCATGCGCCTGTCGCACCGGTTCGGGTGGACCACGAGCGACGACCCGGTGGTCGTCGAGGCCGAGCTGGGGGCGTTGCTCGAGCGGCGCACGTGGACGCACGCGTCGCACCGGCTGATCTTCCACGGCCGGCGCACGTGCTTCGCCCGCCGGCCCGCGTGCGGGGCGTGCCCCGTGGCGGCGCTGTGCCCGTCCGCGGGCGTCGGCGAGCGCGACCCCGTGCGCGCCGCCGCGATGCTCAAGGGCTGA